Sequence from the Cucumis sativus cultivar 9930 chromosome 1, Cucumber_9930_V3, whole genome shotgun sequence genome:
atttttcaaacaacttgaatatatgaatattaatattaatttttaatttttaattttaataaatatcataaagAGATGAGTAATGTGTGATTGTTTGGTAAGCAAAAGAGAATTAATAATCTCTACAAATCTTAATTCCCCATTTCCATGAGATCCAGTTCACATATTACACCACAATATCATTTTAACTTCAACCTTtctatatttcaattttaatttatttctcttttttcttttgggttggAGAGTTGAGGGAGAAATCTccaaattcttttattctcacttcaattctctctctctctctctctctcatttgactaataacaacaaaattcttaatttctttccttttttttaggttttttttattatcacaAATAACTCATTTCTAATCTAactatatgaaatatttgagtTGAATAGGCTGGatcatttattcaaatttttattctaaaaagaagtaaaaatattaatatataagatataaatcttatttaactattttattatatattcaattaattatattaacaatCCAATTTCAATCTAAATAAAgctaaataaaaatgatgagattaaataaaaaataaaaatatgaatatgtaGTAATTGTTTCATAAGTGAAAAATATACCTTTTAAAGCTAATAATAAATCgatacaaattaataattagaaattttaatttaagactAGAAATTTGAGTTACCTTCTATGTAGGTTTTTTTGTAGTATAATACTTGTAAGGTGGGATGAGGGATTGAATCTCCCATGATGGCAAGATGATTATTTCAACTATCACTAAACTAAGCTTGGTATTTTGGTACCTCGTATGAAATTAACAACACGAAGTTTATTTATAAGAGCGTTTAACCTAcgttcttttaatttgatagtGTTTCAGAGTAGTTTTTTAGCCTTGTTTTTACAACTTATCGGCCAAGGTGAAGTGGtttgtttcatattttggTCTTACGCTAATTAATCAAGTTCAAACATGTTAGTTTAAGTTTTGATGAAAACTAACTCTCTTCCCTAGGTTTAAGGGGTTATCTTTGACCTAAATCTCGATATTTTATTCGTCTTATTGTTTCTCTCCTTGTTTTATATACGTCAATTACGTTATTTAGTTCAAAtccatataaatatgaatatcatatttaattttaaatggacATCAAagtattgttttcttttcctttaattttgagGATTTAATTTAGATAAGAAATTAATAGACATtccccatatatatatacacacacataaaTGCATTTCACTTTATAAACTGATTGAAATTTGAGGATAAAAGGAGATCAGAAAGGAGAAagcaaattagaaaaagaaaaagggaaaagatatgaaattgaaacataaagatatatagaaaaagcataatccttttttctcttttttctcttttttgtaaaGATATTTGATTGGTGGAATGCAATTTGATGTGTACGTGAAACAAAGCTTTAATCTCAACCAAGGGGAATGCTTCCACttccaattatattttaatgcaCCCCAAACcttatttacaatattattgCCTATCAACATCCCATCTTACCTTCTTAATTAACACACACCCTATTCAGGCACTTTcgtaaaaatatcaaaaaaaaaaaattatggtaaTGAAGTTTCCGTCActctattttctaaattgtaaaagtagtaaatttaaaagtcaatAATTCTACAATAACCGtttaatattactaaaatatttttgttatctaatgcaatttctctcttatttaaccattaattttaacaactcCATTTATAACTtcatactttaattttcatcatattttttcatttttattatcttaaaCTAAactcatatttaaataatatggtCTGTAATGTAAAATACATAATTGTTAGGAACTATATCATAGATAGAGCCTATTGTCTAGCTAaatgcttttattatttaaaatggattataaatatatattagatggTCCCTAATCTTTTAATACtataatcttttttcaaattggtttttaatctttttattgtctcaattttcaatcaaatccTTTTTCATGAATATGTTCTTTCAAACGTGTGAGGTGGAAAGATCGAACTTTTGAAGTTATAGTACAATTGAGTTATATAGTTACTTTAGATCCTTTTAGTTAAAAGTTATTAGATTATTATACGACGGTATCATATTTCCAGTCACTTAGAAACAAATGAATTTTGTGAAACAATATTGTGTtagttaaacaaaaatttaatgacatacttctattttatttatttaaatttaatagttttaCCATAGAAGTTGCTTTATAAATACATgaacatacatatacatacacattaTACCTACATACATACGTTAATGAGCAAACTAAAACACGAGTTAagaattaaaaaccaaataaggAAAGAATCGCATATGCTTATGTATTactatatttgattaaatgcaTATTTATGATACATTTTCTATTAATAACAtactataaaaacaatatatataagcATTAAGCTCGTGATATAGAAAAGTACATAAAATTGACTAAATAAATGcacaaagtttttttttcgtgGAAAAACTAATCCAAAGTATCAATGcacaaagtttttttttccgtGGAAAAACTAATCCAAAGTATCAATGcacaaagttctttttttcccgTGGAAAAACTAATCCAAAGTATCAATGcacaaagtttttttttttcgtggaaaaactaattaaaagtattattCTATATGACTAACCATTTTTTcatctattatttattctcAACCTAAGACTTAGGGTAAAGTGTCCATCATTTAGAAACTATTATTTGGTATTGCTCCATGTTTCATTTAACTCAATAAAACTAAATCTCTCCTAAATAaacatttgattcttttttttaaaaaaattgtctattAGCAACACATTTGTTGTgtttagatttatattttcaacattttttaattttgaaaaattgtaaggatttcaatatttgaatagaaaatatgaaaaccaggaggaagaaaaaaagaaaaacaaatacaactgttagaaagcaacaaaaaaaaaaaaaaaagaaattcaatttacAAACCGATACGATTGAATAAACTAAAagtatgtatattttattagaaaataatggGGGTTTtttatcttgaaaaaaaaaagaaaagaaaagaaaagaaaagaaagaaaggtgaagaagaagatgataatGATGATGTAGTGAAGTAATGATGTGTACAAAAAGCTCATCTTcagcttttcttttccatctcACCAACCTCTTTCATTGGCGGCTtatgtttctttcatttttcagttaccatttcttttttcttttttaaaaacagcACATTagaatttctaatttttcttcccTTCTATATAAATTCCCATTTTTCCCAATTCCTCCCTTGAAATCTGAACCCCAAAAACCAATAATTCTCTCtgggttttcctttttctttttctcttttcctctctgTTCTGATATATCTCTATTTATCTTTCCCTATAATGATGGGAGAGAGAAAACATGATAAGAATAATGAAGATCAACATGAAGGTGGAATTAAGCTGTTTGGGGCAACAATTATGCTACAAAATAAAAGGCAAATCAtcaaagaggaagaagaagaagaagaagaagaagaagccaaTAAATCAGATCAACAATCACTAGAGAAAAGGCCTGAGAAGATCATCCCTTGCCCAAGATGCAAAAGTATggatacaaaattttgttacttcAATAATTACAATGTTAATCAGCCTAGGCATTTCTGTAAGGGCTGCCAGAGGTATTGGACTGCCGGCGGGGCCCTTCGCAACGTTCCCATCGGAGCCGGCCGTCGTAAAACCAAGCCCCCTTGTCGAACCTTTGGTGGGTTGCCGGAGAATTGTGTGTTTGATTCTTCAGGGATTAATGTCACGGTTCAACCGTTTGAGTTGGAAGGGATGGTCGAGAAGTGGCATGTCGTCGCTGCCGCCGCCACACAAGGTGGTTTTCGGCAAATTTTACCGGTAAAGAGGCGGAGGGATTGTCCTGATGGTCAAACTTGTTGattattcttctcttcttttttccccttttttctctcttcttcttttgtgttGAGAAATTTcgttacaaaatgaaaaagaaaagtgttttGATGGCGTTAGTTTAATTTGTACAAATAATAGAATTTTGTGTTTATAGAATTTTGAAGACTAATTagcttttctttcattttcttttagaaaaaacaaaaaaattgaaatacgAGAATTTTAATCTCTAGTCTTAcataaaaatagtatttacccgattattttttgttgagtTAACTATGCTCATCTCCATAAATATATCGATCATTCAATAATTACTGTCTAAAATGGTCAAGACCATGCTTCTTATTATGAATGAGATAAGAcccaattaatttaaattaaagaaacataaaagatgcttttatatttataattttatattattattattttgaagagGATTTTTATTGTCTATATTTTGTTAAGGTAGGTTGAGATTCTTAATTATTGCAATTTATATCCATAGAAAAATAGCAATAATTCAtcccaaaaccaaaacaaccCAACTTTCAACTCTAAATTGAGTTAgagtgaaaatcaatattaactCAACTCGAACCTTTAGTTCATGTGAAGCCGAGTTTTTGAAGAAGTTGGGTACAAGAGGGATCCAAGAGGGTTTGCTTGACGGAGAGGTCAAGAGGAGATGCTAAGGTCAATAACTTGCATATATTATCCTCCAACTTCCATGCATGTTTCCCTACTCTCCTTTAATTATACTATTTACATGAACATGAACATTGTTTGGTTTtcgattttaatttttaaatttaagctCATGAAATTAACTTTACTTCcaacttttagttttatttgttttattatatctaCCTGAATTTTAAATGTTCTTCAAATTTAACCCACTCTTCAAAACTAGCAACCTACATAACACACTAAATGCAataagaattataaattttggttttatttttggagCTGACTAATTTCTCAAGGTGTCTATATACTTAgtactaattatatatatgtgaatatatatgATGTGTGAGCcctaagaaaacaataatacatTTCATACTTCCTGACATTTGAAGAAGGTAGCATGACTTTTCTGTGTTTTCTTGAGCTAGGGTCAAGAAGTCGACATGTGTTTATACAATGGacgaataaaaaaaactgtatGTAGTCCTTATGCATCATACTCTaatcatacaaaaattaagaagtaattaaagaacaaaaaacatgaAGAATTTGCtctaacaacaaaataatgatACAGTTTAAGGTGCACTTTAGCATTTTTCTATATCTCTACTCTAAATTATCTCATGGATATCACtaatagaaaaatgagttTCAGCCACATAAAATTTGCATCATTAAGAGATTCAATGACACAATTTTTGCGTCATTAAAGCCCTATCAAGATAGACTATTTAACAATACTTTGAGAAAAATGTCGTTAAACATACTTAAATGATACCAAGATTGTATCATTAATACCCTTacattgacaaaataaatatgtcaACGTTATCTATAACTCGCGACACCAATATATTGTCATCAATACCTTTACATTGACGCTTTAAATATGTTGTCGTATCTGTAACTCGACAACaatatattatcattaatacTCTTACATTGACACTTTAATTGTGTCGCCATTATATTAATATCCTTTTATTGACGCTTTAAATGTATTACATTTATCTATAACTCGACATCAATATATTGTcatgtttaactatttcattACACATAATACTTGTCAAGAAATGTGCTTTCACAACACTGTTCTTGTTAATTAAGATTGTGCGATtgcaaatatagaaataataaGATTAAAAGTATTTGCAGATATAGcataatgtaaaagaatttgtcGATATATTGTCaaagtttagattttaatCATAAAAGTCTATTTTAATGATAAATCATATTGCTACTAGAAGCCTAACTATCAGTCTTTCACatatagattatatatattttgactATATGATATTCTTAAAGGATAtcattatatacttaattattatctcTAAAATGTTATCCAATGCAGCCTACACGATCAAGGTTCATAAAAAGGACAAACTTCTAATTTTTCGcctattttatctttttattcttttttataaactttcaactttcaagtTTGTATGCATTTTTGTCTCTAAACTACATCTAATAAATCtctcaactttcaattttatatccaataaatttataatatattaaaaaattaaaaagttaactGAAatccattttatatttaattgaaccataaaattttcaattgtcaAATACttctatcaatttaaaaaaatgtcgaAGACATCATTGAACccttaaaaaagtttagaaacctatccatttttactattttcaaatacactaaaataactaaatgacaatattttattatatttgtaaatattttttatttttaaaaattaattttttcaattttttaattttttttaaaaatataacgaACGGACAAAATATTTGCAcggtataaaataattttaaaaatggaaaaggcTCACATGcccataataaaaaataccaaaGATGTCCTAGTGGATACGCGATTAATTGGCCACAAGCGCGcgtgtaatttttcttctaagcGATCATGATACGCGATCgtgtagaaaatgatacacaATTGTTTATGTAGTATCAACACCAGCCACATAGTGtatgtaattctttttcttctaagtGATCATGGTACGCGATCatgtaggaaatgatacacgatcgtatAGGTATTGATACACGATTGTATATGTAGTATTAATATCGCCCTTGCACGAGTGAAgttcttctaaacgatcatgatacatgatcgtgtaggaaatgataaatgatacatgatcgtgtaggaaatgataaatgatacacgatcgcgtaccaaaatctaaacgatcatgtatcaaatctaaacaatcatactttaaatcatttatatttagtataaAACCGTGTACCAAGGTCTAAACAgtttttgttcaagatcgtACTAAAATcctttataataataatatgaaaaaattaataatatgaaaaaaaaatgaataaatcacaaaaaaaaaaaaaaaagcaaaaaattgTCTTCAATATTTACCGACAAACCTGTAAgttatgaaaatatcatagattttttaattttgttacacggaatattttatattcggatgttttattatatttatgaaaattaatatttttttattattgtaatttaggggtgaaatgaatatatttagtaattaaaaagtaacaaaagaGTAAAGTAGATAATAGAAGAATTAGTCACAATCATAATGGGGGAGAGAATGTCAACTCTAaccattatttaaaagaaaaaacttaatagatggaaagaaaacaaaatagtgaAGCATTGAGGATTAAGAAGTCTGTGGTGAGGAACTACAAATACAGGGATTCAACGCAACcaccaaatatattaaaattggaagagatTAAGGTTTCATTTTTACTCAAAGCTTAAGCTATTGGTTTTGGAATGCAAATGGATGAAGACTTCAACTTTAAGATTAAACCATACTCATCcaatcaaacaatttttcctcttccacaagtacttaattattaattattacatcCACTTCGTTTTGTtagataataacaaaataataaatgtataaacaaataataatcaattcaaCACGccaggaatttttttttcttccttttctttcggCAATCAGTCTAAAAATTAGAGATAAACATCATCTCTCATAAAGGTCATTgcctttttcattattattaattaaaagcttgaaaaaagaataacaaaaaaaaaaaaatacaaaaatgttcaatgaaatttttttaagagcATTCTTGCCGATTACTTCTTGACTGATGCGTGAACACTTCAACTAATTGACTGACGTGCACCAGAATTGAGATAGCTACCTAATCCTAATTTATATCTctcattattaaaaatatcaatcatTAGAACAAGTCAAAAAGATATGGAAGAAGGAATAACAATCCTAGTTTATTGCTAATCATCATGATGATtaatgttacttttttttttttttattcagcATCATGTTTGTAgagaaacaaatatagaatTGCCCTTAATTTCTCCCTGATAAAGCTTTTTACATGTGGCTCAGAGCTATGCAAAAACCCTTTCATCCAACAAGCTACACAATATACTAAACTATGACAGTATAAAACAATCTGTGATGTGATACTCTCTCATTTTTGCAACCTGCTTATTCTTCAACATGATTAAATTCTACTGCAACTGAGATATAGCTGACTGCTATAAGCTTGCCAGAGGGGCAAATGAAGACGGTTCTTGTTGCTTGAGTGTGTCTGCAACATGAGCTACCACGCCAGCACCAGCATTGTAAAGCCATTCGTTTTTCACCTGAGTTCACAATATATTCACATTAGCAACAGATGTGGAACCCGAAATGGGGGAAAATGAGAAAGCGATTAGAGACCAACGTGGATGTTGTTATGTGCGAAGAACGGCCAGAATGAGGAATGAAAGCTGACATCAACTTTTTTCCATCCCAACTGTTGTAAGCCGCGAATCATCTCCTCTGGAAAGAAAATGAGCCCATCACTCCATTGACATCGAGCAAGGAAACAATCATCTAATAATCACGTTTAACCTCCTGCTGGAGTTGGGGCTTCATACCTTCCATGATTTCATGATAATCCTCAGTATTGTTTGTGGATGGTGATTTTTGTGCGGCCTCCTTTGCTTGAGCTGCTTCAGGGGGGAAATGGGGACCAGCGGAGGAAACAGGAGGATAATATTCCACGTCTACGACATGCTTGTAACCATCCAATGATCGGCGAGGCGGCTTCCAAGAATTTTAGAAGATGTCAGAATGATAATGTACACTATTCATATACTTGCGACATTCATATTATAGTCTCACACCTTCCAAACGAGAGTCCTACACCTTCTAAATCCTATACTATACAGCCtatgaaatgataaaaaggGAGAGGAGTTAGGcgaaagaaaagggaaagaaaggaagaaatgaaaaggaacTCAACCATTGATGATACGTCATGTCATTCAAGAAAGTTGAATACATATTAGGATGCCAGTTCGAACTAAATTAGCAGAAATGAAGCAACCAATCTCTAGATCTCCTGCCTATATCACGTGCACGCACACACATTCAAGAAGgccaaacaaaattttcttctgaTCTAGGAATTGCCTAGCGTCAACAACTCAATAATACCTATTCTCCACCCAATCTCCTTAAAGGTCTCTCATCTCTTTATGTTCTTATGATTGCTTTCAAACGATGATAAAATGGAAACATGAAGAAAGCAAATGACTCATCACCTTGATAAGTTCATTTTCCCTCCTTATAGACGAAGTGCGCCAACCAACCATATCTATTCAGTGTTTAATAAAAGGGAAATATACCGGTCAATGAGGCAAATAAGAAAGAATCAACAAAATGacaggaaaaagaaaaaggtaaggCATGCAGTGAATACGATCATAAGCTACATTGGCATAAAGAATGCGGGACCGAAAAGAACCCAGGGCAGATCTGcgaagggaaaaaaaactatcagaGTAACCATTATGTGACATCTCGCAACCAAAAAATGTACAATGATTCTAACTGACATGAATTTCCCTTCATCACAATCGGATGCCATTCTTAATAGAAGTGGTGGTTTATAAGGTTTTCCATCGGTAAGGAATAGTTGACTACCCGTTCGACCCACGACAATAGGAGCTATTGGTGCAGCAAGTTTCTCTAGTAGAGGAACTCCCAGAAGAAAAGGAAgctaagaaaaaaagaatgttaaaTTACAGACCGTCAAATGTCAGATTATACAACCAACTAAAATTATCAAACTACCTGCCTTATTAATTGTATTTCCTTATTGCAAGCATAAACAAGAGGAAGCAGATTGTAAGCAAAGAGACTGATTTCCAGCTAAaatttcacattaaattagaaagagaaaaaaaattggtttggcCAGAAAATAAGATGAATGTATACAAGAAGCCATAGACACACTCATCCTaagtatttgaattttgcaATCTGACTCATAATATTACATGTCGACTAGCATTTTATTCTATGATAGAACAATGGAAATATATGGGCATAGCATCCATCAACGAAAAGAAAACTCCGTTGCCAAATGAATCATGCTATAAGCCAgactttttattattgtggAGTTAATTATTGCAGGTCTAGTAATCTTATTATCAACCCAGAGGTTTCTCTCTCATCCCCTATTTCACTAAATCCAACAGATATTATGCCTTCACTTTAGTAAATTGTAATCATGGTAAAGTTGCAATTATTCATACTGCACACACCACTAGAATAACTTTTTATGGAAATTACTAGACCCCTAGAATCATTTACACTCGAAATTACACTTATCCAATTTCAACTTTAGCGTACGAGGATCCATATACAAACATTTTCAAGTTGGAATTGTAGGCCAGCCCATAGCGATATAACATATCTCTAACAGAACACTTCCACTGTACATTATTGAAATACACTTGTTAGAAGTATAACCCTTTTGTGgttttattctataaaattaGAGTGAACTAAAATAACGTCATTCAAGactaaaatcaatatttgttgagCTTTTGCAGTTTTATTAGTCTACATCGTTTCGAATATTATGTTATAGTTGAATTTTATGTAACTAGTTGGTCcataaacaattttctaatGCATTAAGATTACTAATTTCATAACTCATCCAAAATATCACCAGTTATTTAAGCTTAAGGATTAATTAGTGgatactaaaattaattaattttttcccttctatAATAATTACAGACGTCTGAGCTCATTTTTGCATACTTGACACAAATGCCAAGAAATAGTTGTCCAACTCTATAACATTTGACATTGGGAAACTCAGGAATATTTATGTCCTAGGTAGTTTAGCTGGTCaccataattttcaaaccaaatttaaacaatactAGATAGTTATCCTACAAGTTTAAAACCACACGCTTATTCATAACAAGCAAAAAAAACCCAGCATTTACATTAGTAATtaccaaattttcattcagtAAGATATATACAAGTAATACTATCTCAAAAACAAACCTGCTTTTTACCTCTCACTCCCAAATGAGGAGTTGCCAAGGTAATGAAACTGATCGGCTCAAGTCCAGCAATTACACCTTTTTTCGAAGAATTGCAAGGATCATTTGGCATGCTGCTACTATTCAATGAACTTGAGTTATTGTAAAGTACAGCAATAGCATATCTCGCAAACAAACCACCAAGAGAATGGGCCAAAAAAGATATCCTTTTTAAGCTCTCTGTTTTATGTACCACTTGCAAGACCTGATTGTCATACAGATCATGgttgaatattttgaaattacatGTACCTTACAATGACCTAGTACACATTAAATCTGAATCAGAAACTGTTTAAAGAAATGCATATCTGAATGGTTAACTTACCTCATCAGCTAATCTTTTTCCGGCTCCATCAATTCCAGTGAAAGTTTTAGTAAAACTATTTGACGAACTTGCTGGAAATATATGAAGGTAACGAAAATATAAGATAGACATTCCAGCTCCATTTCATGCGTACAAAGATAAGAAGGTAAAGATGGATGACAAATATGGAAGTTTTATCCTGAGAATAGTTATAGCATGattttttatgaatatatCAGGTTGCATCTTCTTTATGTCTTTTAGTGGTAGTTGTTGGtggaaggagagagagagcacCTGCACCATTACTAGTATTTATAGAAAACCTCCTATATGGctatataaactattttatttattgccATGCCCTCACATCTTGACTAGGCGAGGAGAGGTGTAATCGAGCATCTCTCAAAAGCTAGCCCACTTTTTGGTCCCAAAAGAAGATTTCAGCTCAAAGAACTAGCAACCGACAATCCTTGATAAATTTAGACTGTACTAAGGTTTTATTTCGGGCTTGTTTATTCTTCATTCTAAGTTGAGCATCAACTTTTCTTCAACTGGTTATTTATTGATGGGCCTATTTAAAGGCATCAATTCATCCTACATACATCAGACTTTCGGGAAGTTGAAAACAGTAACGATAATTAGATAGGAGAAAGAATTGACATATGGGTTACATTTAGCAAATTGGTAGCAAGGAACCTTCCGACTACCagataaagtaaaaaatgtgGTCAAATCAAATTCCTCCAAACCATATTTTGAACCTGTCAATTTGCAACAGAGAACCAAGTTCCAAGAAGGACCTCACACTAACAGAGAACGGTCATGCTGTTGCTTATAATATTACCAAAACAAAGCCCTTAAGAACAAAAGGTAGTGAAAATCAACTTCCATCTCACAAGGTAGCATCATCCATTAACCAATATTTTCACAGAAGATGAAGCTCATACATGCACTTTATCAAGCCTATGAACgcatttaactaaaatatttaacagAAAGAAATAACAAGCGTGACCATTAGAAAGAACCTGCCACAGCGTAAATCTCTTTCCATGGGAAATGAgaaccttttccttttcagtaGTCAACAGGTCAATTCAagaatttccaaaattatgcAAAGAGAGAGTTATCACTATGGGAAACCAAAGGTAATAGAGAAGCAAAAATCGTTCAGCACAACTGCAATATACATCTAGTCTAGCACACCAGCTTGAATATTGAGTGCATCAACATTGTTCGACAGGTTGACCTTAAGTCCCCCAGGAGAGTTCAAAGATCTCAAGGAGATCGAAGCAATTATAGAGCTTTCCTAACAAACTTGAGGAGCTAAGACATTAGACTTCAATAGATCAAACAACCATACAGTTGGCCCCTACATTGGCTCGAGAAACATAGCCAATGCCAACGTGCTTTGAACACAAAAGTTCCAATCAAGCATAAGGTGACGTTTCTCCAAAATTATGT
This genomic interval carries:
- the LOC101204733 gene encoding putative lipase C4A8.10 isoform X1, which translates into the protein MAFAPFIHARCCYNPFIGPQRNGSSHGPVGNSSFSSSSSSCSSSSPCSSSSDLNHSWRLPGFGSQAMSTSTLGTFSSSNSIGNVQNKPDHLLVLVHGIMASPSDWTYFEAELKRRLGRNYLIYASSSNSFTKTFTGIDGAGKRLADEVLQVVHKTESLKRISFLAHSLGGLFARYAIAVLYNNSSSLNSSSMPNDPCNSSKKGVIAGLEPISFITLATPHLGVRGKKQLPFLLGVPLLEKLAAPIAPIVVGRTGSQLFLTDGKPYKPPLLLRMASDCDEGKFISALGSFRSRILYANVAYDHMVGWRTSSIRRENELIKPPRRSLDGYKHVVDVEYYPPVSSAGPHFPPEAAQAKEAAQKSPSTNNTEDYHEIMEEEMIRGLQQLGWKKVDVSFHSSFWPFFAHNNIHVKNEWLYNAGAGVVAHVADTLKQQEPSSFAPLASL
- the LOC101204733 gene encoding lipid droplet phospholipase 1 isoform X2, with product MSTSTLGTFSSSNSIGNVQNKPDHLLVLVHGIMASPSDWTYFEAELKRRLGRNYLIYASSSNSFTKTFTGIDGAGKRLADEVLQVVHKTESLKRISFLAHSLGGLFARYAIAVLYNNSSSLNSSSMPNDPCNSSKKGVIAGLEPISFITLATPHLGVRGKKQLPFLLGVPLLEKLAAPIAPIVVGRTGSQLFLTDGKPYKPPLLLRMASDCDEGKFISALGSFRSRILYANVAYDHMVGWRTSSIRRENELIKPPRRSLDGYKHVVDVEYYPPVSSAGPHFPPEAAQAKEAAQKSPSTNNTEDYHEIMEEEMIRGLQQLGWKKVDVSFHSSFWPFFAHNNIHVKNEWLYNAGAGVVAHVADTLKQQEPSSFAPLASL
- the LOC101204978 gene encoding dof zinc finger protein DOF1.5 — its product is MMGERKHDKNNEDQHEGGIKLFGATIMLQNKRQIIKEEEEEEEEEEANKSDQQSLEKRPEKIIPCPRCKSMDTKFCYFNNYNVNQPRHFCKGCQRYWTAGGALRNVPIGAGRRKTKPPCRTFGGLPENCVFDSSGINVTVQPFELEGMVEKWHVVAAAATQGGFRQILPVKRRRDCPDGQTC